In a genomic window of Magnolia sinica isolate HGM2019 chromosome 14, MsV1, whole genome shotgun sequence:
- the LOC131225271 gene encoding uncharacterized protein LOC131225271 isoform X1 — protein sequence MLYWPLGTGFMFTKELVVGFEIFEGIYSHPGLRTPAECVCGKLLEHPIGTFISTEWASYKRKSTLFRGHTHNLRVGSWLMMTTHMILVYCVSIPVPCTEVTHDPGNLGLASCSGHLDLRNRFI from the exons ATGCTTTATTGGCCTTTGGGCACTGGCTTCATGTTTACAAAG GAGTTGGTCGTGGGCTTTGAAATTTTCGAGGGAATATATTCACATCCTGGATTGAGGACACCGGCCGAGTGTGTCTGTGGAAAG TTGCTCGAGCATCCGATTGGCACGTTCATCAGCACAGAGTGGGCCAGCTACAAAAGAAAGTCGACTCTCTTTCGCGGCCACACTCACAATTTAAGAGTTGGGAGCTGGCTTATGATGA CAACCCACATGATCCTAGTGTACTGTGTATCAATTCCTGTACCATGTACCGAAGTTACCCACGATCCAGGTAACCTTGGTCTAGCCTCATGTTCGGGTCATTTAGATCTGAGAAATCGATTCATATAG